Sequence from the Caldisericota bacterium genome:
CATCCTTTTATAAATTTTAAAAAAATCCTCTCTCGATATTCCTGATTGTCTGCAAATCGTTCTTAAAGTAGAACCTTTTATTCTATCATGATTGGGCATAGTTAAGGGCATCTTACTGTTATCCTTATTTTCTTTAACCATTGAAATATGATTTCCCATCCTTACGATCTTAAATCCTAAAGCTTCAAATGTTTTCACAACTTTCTGTTTTGGTGCGTCCTTTGGAAATTTCATTACACTACTACTTCTCCAACAAAAGTCTCTATAACCTCTTCTGTTTCAAAAGCTTCTTTTCCAAAAGTTTCTATATGAAATTTAATAGCTGATTTTACATCTGCAAGTGCTTCTTCATAAGTATCGCCTTCTCCAATCACGACACCCTTTAATTCCAAAGGATATGCCACATATCCCTCGGGATGCTTTTCAACTATTATTTTTATTAGTTTCATTGTTCTCTCCTCTCTTAAGCTTGTTTCCACAATCTTCTTGATATTTTCTTTAATCTTTAATCTTTTTATTCAAATCGTCATCTTTACGCTTAACCTTTTCTTTAAAAATTCATTCATGGGGAACGCCTGTCCTACGGTTTTATCTTGCATCTTTATCTTATAACTGGCCAACAGGGTAAACGGTAAACAAGCTAACTAACTGTTATATTCGACATGTGGGTTAGAAAATCCTTCTTTTTGGGAAAAATATTTATAATTTTTTTAAATTTTCAAAGAACTTAGCAACACATCCCCTCTTATAGATTCCGCATCAAGTGCGGAATGACAAAATTAATATTCCGGAGGAGGCGGTGCCTCTCCTTCTTCAGGCGAAGTTGATGGTTCTTCGGGTGCGCCGCCGGTCTCGGCGGGGGCTTCTCCTGCCTCTTGAGTAGGAGTTTCTCCAACTTCTGCCGGACTTTCTATCGAAGAATCGGTAAGAGTCCCGCTATCTGAAGTCGCAGAAGGCATTACTGTTCCGCTCGGTTCTGTTTTTGCCGTGCTAACTTGCGTCTCTAAACCGGTTTGAATATTTTCACAGATTTCCTCGATATTAGCGCTGTTTTCTATGGCTTTTTTAAACAGAAGAGAAATTTCCTCTAAAGATAAACCTGATTCAACTGCCAGCAAGCTTAAATAACTCAGCTCTTCACTTATTTCAGAAATCTCCATTATACTTTTGCCTTCGGCGGTTCCCGCCTTTACCAGCCAGGAGAGAGATTCAGGGGGGACATCGTTTTCTAAGCTGTCGGCTAATACCTTAAGCATTTCTTCCCCGCCATTAATTTCCAAGCCCTCCTGCCGGGCATCATCTAAGAGAATAAAAGCTTTTCTCAGGTTCTCCGCTTTGGTAGAGATTACCGAAATTATTACAGTCTTATCTGCATTTTTGGCAAATCCTTCGTTTACCTTGTTAATTAAGGGCTCGGTAGGTAAATTTTCCTGCCGGGTTTCCAATATCACATCAAAGACTTTCTTCATACTATAGGCATCGAATGATTTTCCTATACTGTTTTCAATAATATTTTTGGTATCTTCGAAAGATATCCCTGCATCAAGCAGCTGCTGGGTGCTTTTTAAAAGCATGGTGGTTTGAAAGGCTGAATAGGCGGATGAGGAATCCAAAATACTTTTTAGCTGTTCTAATTGTTCGTCTATGGTTGCTGTCTCTGCGGAAAAAGCAAAAATAGAGATAGCAAAAGAAAGTGTAAGCGTTAAAATTATTATAGTAGATATTAAATTGTTTTTAATTTTGTTTTTTGAGAAAGTCATAATTTAATTCACCAATGTGTTTTAGTTAGTTGGTTAGCTGGTTAATTAGTTAATTAGTTAATACAAACTCATCAACTAAGTAACTGTTGGCCAGTTAACCAGTTTTTATTAATTAGCCGGTTAACCAGTTAAAAAAATACAGAGAATAAGTTATTCACCCCCACCTTAATCCTCCCCCCTCAAGGGGGAGGAAAGTGTTAAGTGCAATTGTTTATTTCTAATATGGCATTTTTGTTGCCAAATCCGTCTTTAACATATCGAAGGGCATTGGGATCAGGAAACCATTTTTCTCCATCCAATACAAACATATACTCATATCTGCCCGGCTCTAAGTTGAGAGTAGCTGTCCAGATGCCGTCCCCATCGGAATCTTCTAAAAGATTCGCCTGTGAGTTCCATCCGTTAAAATCACCGGCAATAGCCACAGTATGAGCTTTGCTATCGCTAATCCTTAAAGAGAATTGCACTTCAGCCGAACAGATAGAGGGAGCATCGGGAGTATTAAAGATAAAAGTAAAGGCAAAAAATACGATTAATGCTGCTGCGACTGCGGCTCCGGCCAAACGGAAGGAAAAGATGGATTCCCGCTTTCGCGGGAATGACAAAGAAAGAGATGGGAATGACAGAAAAAGGCGCGGGAATGACAGACCTGGGATAGCAATCTGCTTTTTGATGCGGTCCATCCAGGAAGTCTGAATCTGAACTTCGTCGCGCGAAA
This genomic interval carries:
- a CDS encoding isoamylase early set domain-containing protein, producing SRDEVQIQTSWMDRIKKQIAIPGLSFPRLFLSFPSLSLSFPRKRESIFSFRLAGAAVAAALIVFFAFTFIFNTPDAPSICSAEVQFSLRISDSKAHTVAIAGDFNGWNSQANLLEDSDGDGIWTATLNLEPGRYEYMFVLDGEKWFPDPNALRYVKDGFGNKNAILEINNCT
- a CDS encoding type II toxin-antitoxin system HicA family toxin; translation: MKFPKDAPKQKVVKTFEALGFKIVRMGNHISMVKENKDNSKMPLTMPNHDRIKGSTLRTICRQSGISREDFFKIYKRM
- a CDS encoding type II toxin-antitoxin system HicB family antitoxin; this encodes MKLIKIIVEKHPEGYVAYPLELKGVVIGEGDTYEEALADVKSAIKFHIETFGKEAFETEEVIETFVGEVVV